The DNA region CCGTATCTGTGAACTCACATCCTCCTTTTGAAGTTGGCTGGTGGAAAACATGCAAGTTTTTCCGCTGGCCAGCAGGAGAAACAGTTAACCCGACAGGTAGCCTTTGATAACAGTTGtgaaatgtaacacatttttctttcacttgcacttggcaaaaaaataaaagagagagagagtggaaatTCGACCTGAAATTAATTTAATCATGGGTCATCACTGTGTCTTTACACCTGGAACATattgtgcttttcttttcctctgtcatcagaagagacagaggagCTAGGAAAGAGCCAATGAAAACCAACTTAAATGATGTCAGGAATGAAAAGGCTCCCTATGCGAACAGTACAATTTAGGACTTAAACTGGGGAAGATAGGGAGGTATATGATGCTTGGAAGATATTTCAAACAGAGAAGAATGGGCCAAGTTCTGAAATCACCGTGAAGGTTAATGGTGCCTGTTGacgctctttcttttttctcctgtaCAATTGAGACTCCTGTAACAGTCACTGTGTTGTTACTAATACTTTTATGTTACCCACTCAGTGATTTTActaacttttctttcttgatttattaACAATATTCGCTCTAGTCAAAAGTTTACATCTCTGGCTTTTCTTTGTCCTAATTCTGGGGAAGTGCCCTCAAGTTATTCTGTCCCTGTGGTGACATTTTACACGTACTAAGACCGCAGAGTAAAGCATCTTAATTTACCATTGATGATGTTACCGGTAAGGTGGGAGCATTTTAATTTACCATTGATGATGTTACCGGAAGGTGGGAGCCACAATACCAGCCCTTTGTCGGATATGGTCTGTCTTGCTCACCTTGACTCAAGCTTTGTTTTAAACAGCCCAGTTAGAAGACCAGACTAGGTTACTAATTGTGAGAATGGGTTTTGGAGTCGAAAGATTTCATCTTCAGACTGATTCTGACTTGCCTCTTAGGAGCTTAGTTACATTAACCAAGTCACCTGGGTCTGCCTTGAACTTAGAACATTAGGAGTAGATAAGGTTATTTGAGAAAGGGATCAAGCAGGCCTCTCCTAATCATGCATCATtgctttaaaagtatattttttcatgttttgcaAGCCTTTTTTAAGTTTACCACAGGGACACATTATAAATTTAATATGATAATGCCAAAATTGGTATTTTTCTAGTTCAACTGAAACTAAGAGAAGACATAGGATCTTAGAAGTCCCTCATCCCCAAATttgctgtgtttctgttttaagAAAGACCTTGATAATTATATAATCAACATCTGAGTGAAATGTAAGAGTATACATATTCATAATCCTTAAGTTGTAAAAAACCCAAAGTTGACACTGCTTCAAATAATGACTAGATACATGGGCTAAAACTTGAGATTAGTTTTAGTCACAAATTCTTTTCATTGTTAGTAAAACATACATGAATGAAAAGAGCTATGGAAAATGTGTATTCATAACTCTGCATTCTCTCCCTGGTTTTAAAGGAGGAGCCCAGGCTAGACGTCCTGATCAATAATGCAGGGATCTTCCAGTGCCCATACATGAAGACGGAGGATGGGTTTGAGATGCAGTTTGGAGTGAACCATCTGGGCCACTTCCTACTCACCAATCTTCTGCTTGGACTCCTCaaaagttcagctcccagcaggaTTGTGGTCGTTTCTTCCAAACTTTATAAATACGGAGACATCAACTTTGAAGACTTGAACAGTGAACAGAGCTATAATAAAAGCTTCTGCTATAGTCGAAGCAAACTGGCTAACATTCTTTTCACCAGAGAACTAGCCCGCCGCTTAGAAGGAACAAACGTGACTGTCAACGTACTGCATCCTGGTATTGTGCGGACAAACCTCGGGAGGCACATACACATTCCACTGCTGGCCAGACCACTTTTCAATTTGGTCTCCTGGGCTTTTTTCAAAACTCCACTGGAAGGTGCCCAGACCTCCATCTACTTAGCTTCTTCACCTGAGGTAGAAGGTGTGTCCGGAAGGTACTTTGGAGATTGTAAGGAGGAAGAACTATTGCCCAAAGCTATGGATGAGTCAGTAGCGAGGAAACTGTGGGATATCAGTGAAGTGATGGTTGgcattttgaaataaaagtaaagataaaaGGGCTATTTCTAAGACTATCCATTACATCCTTAGTCAGGAGCAGCATGTTGTGAGCGTGTGCTACTTGGAAACAGTTTGGGTTTTACAGTGATACTCCTGAGAGGTACTCATAGATATTTGAAGGGCACTGGAGTTATGTGGACTAATTGAAAGTTCAAGCAAAGATGTTTTAAATAACTAGAATGAGCAACACATTTCTGTTTTGATATCAAAAATTATAATTGGGCAATCATAAATTACAAATACTAAAGATACTggcaatttaaaatatatcttgagAGTTTTAAAAACCTTTTGAGTTTCATAGcgaaaatgttaagaatttttACTACAGTGCTTGTTTTGTGGAAAAACTATGCCTAGTGTGTGCGCATAAATTATCACTTGGAATAAATGTATATGCAGATTCCTCAGTGTGCATTTCTTTAGAAGTATCTGAATGCAGTCCATTAGTTTGTCCTCATTGGCCTTTCTTGGTCTGCTGTACCCATGTTCTTCCTGCCTACTGctctgaaaatttatttttataaaactccAATCTGTGACTTGGTGTCCTGATGCACTTCCAAACCCATGATGGTTTTCCAGTTAACCATACAGTTAAGTTTTCTTagcctctttgttgttgttttagggttttttgttttgttttccttttccagcTGTAGAATTCTTTATTCAAAGAAGTCTTTTACTCAAACATCAATGTTGAGAATATAAATATAGCAGTGATATAGGGCTGAAATCCCCCAAAGGGACAGCTCTGTAATACATGCTGGAGACACTCCACAAACTGTCCACAAGTCCTGTTGAGTGGAAAGAACTCTATCCACCACAGCCCAATAGCGTGGACTAGACATGTGGAAACAGAGTACATGAAATATCATTGAGAAGTGAACTTATAATCTTATTGAAACAGGTAAATGTCTGGTGACTACCCTTTTAAACGTCCACCTGCAGGGATTAGCCCTGAATATAGAAGGGTCGTTCATTCCCTTCCTTCAGATCATCTCTTCATGTTCCTTCAGTCTGAAAAGCCCTGTTTCAAGACACGACCGACCTTTCCTGTGTCCGTCAGGTGTACCTGTGGGCAGAAACAATTCTGTcttcttgctttgtttcctttgACTTTGGTAGCTGTGCTTAAAATGCACTAATTAGTGACTCTAGGTCCAGTTAGACAATTCAAAAGGATTATCCAAAGGAAGTTTTTCTCCCTCAAGAATCAAAGTGTAGTAGCCGACatggaatgaatgaaaaagagcaacaaaaaatgagatataaatatttataattacatatgttttataaaattataaatatatttcatatatgtattttatttattaggtatataaGTATAAGtataacaaatataaaatgttttttaaaaataactgagcCCAAATAGGCATATTGTAGGCTTCTGTGTTTTAACATCAGAAGTATCAACTTaataacttcatttctttttgtccTGTCACCTTAGAATATTAATGAAAACACCAAATGAGAGGCAGCTCCACTTAGTTTAATGACCATTAGGGCAGAGCTAACGCTTGTTATTTTTAAGGACATGTCTGGTTACAAATACTGGTTCTTTTCCAGACTGGCAAGATCTTGGCAGATCATGCAAAAGGTCTGCTTTCTTTTAGAGCATGGCCTTGTGAGTACAACCAATGGCCCTCTCGTCACAGGTGTCTCTGTGGGTGCAGTGGGCAGAGCTACAGCATGctctttgaaatgtattttagaaGGTTGTCCTCCAAAGAGACCTGCTAAACTTGGAAATATGGGCAGGAAGTACACGAGAATGCAACTTGGAAAAATAGAAACTAATAAATCTGTCCTACACCTCAGCTTCATTAAAAGGGAGCTCCCTTTTTCATTTAATACCATCTTTTTCTGGCTGTATTTTGATACCTGATGCTTTGGCCCTTTTGAGCCTTTCAGAGTTCTTGTTTGTGGCACCACAATAAAAATAGTTATATTAATTTATAGTGATGGGAAAAATAACTTATCTGCAAACACCAACTATTACGGTAAAATGAGCTGCCATTTGGAAGATGTCTTTCCCACTACTGTGGCTGATGGAATCAAGGACCCACAACACTAGTTAGGATTGGAAAATTGTTCCTGTTCGTTCTTTCTCCCATAACTCACTTCTGACATTCCACTGAGCAAAAGAATAAGGGGAAcagttctattgctttgataCTCAGCAAATACTGCTAGAGTAAGCCTGGGCCAGGTAATGGAATAAGTGAGGTGAAACCCATTTTTTCCATCCTGAttcttgacttttgtttttaaacagactTCATTCAAGCAGTTTGGTCCTGTAAGCAACGTACTCATTGGCCTGTTGTTTCAGCATCACTCATACTACTTAATCTAGTGGGGTTCCTAACTACCATTTAACTGGGAAAGGTTCCTTTCTTAGCATACCACATTGGCTTTAGTTAATCACTTCCCAACGTAACTCTCCCAATGATCATGGGAAATTATTTAACTATTCTAAAATATTGTTTTCCTAGCTCTGGTGTTAGATAGCATGTACactttatgccgggcggtggtggcacacgcctttaatcccagcacttgggaggcagaggcaggtggatctctgtgagttcgaggccagcctggtctccaaagtgagttccaggaaaggtgaaaagctacacagagaaaccctgtctcgaaaaaccaaaaaaaaaaaaaaaaaaaaaaaaaaaaaaaaaaaaaaaaaaaaaaaaaaaaaaaagtaagaatgtaAGAATGTACACTTTAAAGTTCATTGTTATGTATGAGAGAAAGTGCATATGTGCCTGTGGGACAGGGTATATAGGAAGGGGATAGAACAAGTCTGTggagtctgctctctccttccaccttgcccctggttctggagatcaaactcaggtcagcaggcatCTGTAGCAAGCACTGAACTATTTTCCTGGCTGACAACTACCTACTTTAAAGGACTGGTCAATGAATGACCGTGACAGAGAGCGTCAAGCGTTTCATAAAATGATAACATAGACACGCATCCACCTCTCTTTCAAAACATTCCTAATAGTGACAGTAACAGTACTAACAATCAGTGATAGAGATGGTTAGCTGAGTATATCATGGTCTCTAAATCATGAATCAGTATCCTGTTTTGGTAAAAGACTAGATGTGCATATTTAAGGTTTGGTGCCTCATTGCCAATCCATGTTAcatatttttacacattttgtttttgctctaatattataaaattgtaaaaacaGTTCTCAGCTAGTTGAGAACATTCTATCGCACTTCAACAACTAGTGCCATCTTccaagcctggtacattcacatACAGTTCATCTTTCTGCAGTGGTTGTAATAACAACAACTCCTTCGGTAGGGAGCTGCTTCTGTTTTTCTATATGATTTTTAATCTTGTATGATTATTTGCTCGAAGACCCAGGAGGTCTGCAGAGTATATTTTTAAACCTATCTCCAGCTATAGATTCTGGTGTGAGGAATAGCAGTTATCTGCTTCCAACTCCTTCCCCACACAAACCTGCTGGGCCTGGCCAGAGATCTAAGAAAAatctatatttgaatatttaattgATTCCAAATGTCCCAAGGAACACTAAAGAGAACATGTTACTAATCACCCTTCAGGAGCTGGGCCCCCACAGACAGCTTAAGATGTTCACAAGGCTTCTCTGGACAATGGGGAGTTAAATTAGTTACAGGTCAACATGGAGGAAGGTAGTTAATTCCTAGAGGGAAGTTGGAAGGCATGCCCAGTGTTCTGCAGGCAGCCAAGAAAGAGGTTTTGCCAAGCCAGATGTTTAATCAAAGTAGAGTGAATTCACTCTTCGGCACCACCATGTAACTGACTTACTGTAAGACCAGAATCCCCATTCTTTCTGAGAAAAATCAGACTGAGCCTCATAACCTGTAGAGGTGGTGATGAACTCCTTTCTAGCATAGTGTTATGTCCAAACCTTTGGACAATGAAAGAATACATTGTCAACGTTCATTCTGGAAAGCTGTGAAACTACATTacaaaaagtgagagagagaggagagacagagagagagacagagagagagagacagaaagagagaggagagagagagagagagaggagagagagagagagagagagagagagagagagagagagagagagagagaggagagagaacacccTTGTAACATTTTAAGTAAGTGTATAATTTTGTGGTAGACCACATTTACAGCTATCCTGGGGTACACGTGGCCCACATACCACAGGTTGGAAATGACTGTGAACTCTTTGCTCCCTCTTGTCCTGTCATCATTAAGACAAGGAAATGAGGTGCCACCACGTGTTCAATTAACAATGAATGTCTTTTACATGTTAGAcattggcctggctctgcctcctggggaggtaggagaaaacagagaaaagccagccaaagctctGTGTCCTTGTGTGTCCATTAGCTAATGCTTTTTGTTAATCATAGAACGATTTAATAGTGTGACACAAACTGGTGAAATGTAAGGGCAAAGAAAAAGTGAATTCCGATAAGGCTTAGCCTGAGGGCTTTGCATTTGACAAGAAAATGAGGGCAGATCACTGGAAATTTACTGTTAAACAAAGTTACAAATAACTATCTTTTACTAAAAATACACGCTGTGAACACACCAAACATTGGGGTGCTCGGTACCTTGAAAGTGACAAACTCTAAGTCCATTTTTTTCTGctatttttaacttgtttttatttttatttgtttaatttgtaGGCAGACAAAACGATTAGCTTTATTATGGCATTTTTATATGCACTCAGCATTATACTGTGTTCCTGTTTCCATTCCCTCTGCTGCACTGTTTGGTCATCTTTTTTAAGAAATGACACATGACACCAAAGTTGGAAAGCATAGACTGTACCCCCTAAGTGAACACAGTGTAAGAAGATCCAATCCCATGTGGATAGAAGCTCAAAGAGCAGCAAGGAGGTTGATTAAGCCCTTAGCCTCAAATGAGATGATAGGTCAATGAACGGACGTGTTCTGTCTCACGTTCAGGTAATAGCTTCATGGTGTAGATGACTCACCAttattatttcctcctttcttaaGCCTTTTCACGTAGCCAGCCAGTTTCAAGTAAGAGGGCTTCTACTGTGTAAATCAGTCATCGCTGGCATTCCAGAAGAATCTCAGTTTGATGGAATTGGTAATACATATTTTCTGTGGGGTGATTTGCAATTATCCTAAGGCTTTTAAATTTTggaataactttattttttcaatggaCCAACTTGCGGAATTGATTATCTGACATAATCAGCGGAGTCCCCACATGTTTTTGCAGCTGCTCCTTCAGATTTAATTTCATTATCGgctttgcctctctctccctcgtTTAAAAAGTGCCAACTAATTATGGTAAATAGCAAAGTTCCTGAATGCTGAAGATTTATTATTGTAACATTGTCATCTTGCATTCAGAAGTTGCTGTGTTATGTATGTGTTACAGGCCCATTGCTGATATTTGAGTttgttggaaaacaaaacaacaaaaaaaatccattcatttaTAAATCCAAACTTCCAAAAAGTGATggtacctttttgttgttgttgttgttacaccACACACATCTAAGCAATCATCCAATCATTAGCAGAATGGAATGGGAAGCCCTTCTAACTGCTCACATTCTGTGTACCACCATGAAACCAGTAAGACGAATAAGTCAAATATTCTGTGGTAAACAGATAAAATGGATTCAGAGATTTTTATCTTTGTACGTCTGCATACATGTTGGGCTTCTAGCTATACCTGGAAGCTATACGTATGGTTTGAAGAAATGCCAAGCCCTATCGCTATTAGCTtcttccagaaagagagagagagagagagagagagagagagagagagagagagagagagagagagaagcaaaacgAGTTTCTGCCACCAACCCATGAAAGCACAGGAAATGGCCTCATGTAGTAAGTGCCCAGGTCTAAGCAAGCTGTTGACAGAAGGAGATTCTACCCAAGGGTTTCTCGTTAATGTAATCAAACACTTCAGAGCCGGAGCCCAGCAAGATCAGGTCCACCCACCTCTGAGTTTATCTTTAGCTCATCtggaagagtttattttctaCACTGAACATTGTTTGCTGCTGTTGAAATGAAAGTGAAGGAGTTACAGGCTTTATTCCACTGCCATCTGGCAGATTTACTGATGGATCGGGTTCTTTAATCCATGTAACCCCGTGTGTGGGAGCTATTGTCTTTGTGTTGATCATGCAGCTGGCTTGGCTGAACTTTCAAACGCTCACACAAAGCTATCAAGAGCCATCCTATACATAAATGAAGTTGGGGTTGTTGTAAAAGTCATCACAGCCTTTTGGAGAAGGTGTGGATGTATATTATCTTTATTCTTCTCTGAATACACATTTTTGCTCTATGTCTCTTTCAGTGAACTGGGAAAGAATATGACTGTATTGGgatattttaggaaaaaaataatcgAAAACTACAAAAACTCAACTGTGCTTAAATAAGAAAAGTACATAGCAGAGTAGAACGGAGGGGAATAACAGCCAGGTTAGTGCTGTTTGCTGGGAAggtttgtatgagtgtttggtcTTTCTCATTCTTTATGTGGTGTAGGCTTGTTCAGTGATACACAAATCACATAACAAGTCACTGTGTGAGCCTAGGCCATAGTAGGACCCAGAATTCCAAGCAGTACTTTACACTAAGCACAATTTATATCCAAGTCTAGGgcacacccatacatgtaaatgTACACAAGAATTAAGACATTACATGCAGACAGGCAAGATAGCTGAGCAGGTAAGCCCACTTACCACCTATATACATGGATGACTTGGGTTCAATCCCTCATACGCACATGGTGGGGAGAACCAattcccccaagttgtcctctgacttccacatgtatgccatgtcTTGTGTGTACCCACACAAATAAGTAAGTTAATTTAAGACACTCTATGCAAGCAATAGGCTTTGTGGAAGGGAGGCTAGCTTGCATGGCATATATAAAGTTTATAGGAAAATGATCAGACAAATAGAAGTTGAAACATTCAGATATAATCAATTAGCATTCAGTTGTATTTCTATCTAAAAATCCCTATtctagtttgttttcattttatcttattattcattattaGATGTCTGTTGGTAgtctaatgagaaaaagaaaggttgTAAGTTTGGGTGGCTGAGGAAATTGtgtctggaaggagttggggaaagggaaactataatcagaatatactatatggaaaataaattttctattaCAAAACGAAACTGGATTGAAAATTTTTACAAATTattgtgtttaaaaacaaaagacagggaTGTAGTTCAGGTGGTAGAGTTCTACCTCCAACAACACATCAACTGGAGATGGCTGCATACCaatagttccagcactcaggaggcagaggaaggaaggtcaGAAATTGTACTTCCCCTTTAGCTATAAACCAATTAGGGTAGCCTGGAATAGGTAGGAccttctcaaaaaaaatgtttttataaagccAAACCCAGAAAGAACTGCATTGCCTGTATTGTGGATAAAAACATGCTAGCCCAAATGCATGACACTAAATAGGATTttgacagaaacacagagaaagaagcctTCCTCCTGACACTATGGGATATTGTCTACTGGCAAGAAAGACCATCAAAACAGTCACTTCTTTTGGCTCAGCTTCATTTATTGCATAGTTTCTTTGGAGGACAAAGAGCAATTGGGACATAGCATTGACGAATATGGGTACACTTATGCCTGAAGGTGTTGAGAGAATGGGACAGTGTTGGTGGCTGAGCTGTGATACAGAGCTGTGGTGACCCAAGTTCTAACTTGTAGTTCCAGCAGAAGCCTCCAGCCTCCTTGCCTTCCTGATTATGGCAGAAGTAGTCCCTTCACCAAGCTGATTAGTTCTGGTAATATGCTCAGCCATTCTGTAACTTATTCCACTCTTCTAGCCTTTTCCATTACTTTGTTGGTGCTTGTCTTACTATGGTTTTGTCCCTTTCCAAAATGGGACCCCTCCCAGATGGTTTCTGCTTCCAACAAATGAAAAAGGCCACCAGGGTGCCTGACCTGTTCAATGACTAAATGACACTGGTATAGAAGGATGGCATGAGTCGAGCACTTGACTGTTTTACAGCTTGAAGGAAAAGGAGACACAGAGCCAGTGAAAAAGGCAGCTACTCTTGGGTAAAATTTAAATTGTGTAATGTGATAAATCCCAGCCGATCAGCTTCAGGTATTTAAATTTGTTGATGTTTGTTGACGAcgagaaacaaacaagcaagagagaaagaagaggaaatttatttatttattattttttttaccccAATGAGGAAATGTGTTTAGAAAACCAAATGGTAACAAGAATTTTTTAGCTACAAATCCGAGCCAAAGAAGCGAGTCCTTGATTGAATGTTTGGTAACATACCAGTAATGGTTGCATTAGGTGAATCCTTGACCACTAGCAGGGGCTCTTCGGGAAACCCCTGGACTCATGCGTGCTGCCTTGTTGGGTGTTGacttttctgtgacttttttccttttaaattttcatggcTAACATTTTTATCACTTTGTATATCTCAAAGACATAAAGGTGGACACATTAAAAAATTGAGGGCTAGAGACCGATATTCACAGTGCGATAGGCTGACACttgagagaatatatatatatgatgtctGCTGAACCAATTAATTTATCACAGCTCCTTTCCAGCTAAGAAACCTATGGTACGCCATGGGCCTCCTTAGCAGGAATGTGGTTGAGATTTTAGAATGACTTGTAATGGATATCCCTGCTTAAGTTTTGGGGATATTGAACCTGGATGAGAAAGAGGTTCACAATGGAATCCTCAGGAATGT from Peromyscus leucopus breed LL Stock chromosome 22, UCI_PerLeu_2.1, whole genome shotgun sequence includes:
- the Rdh14 gene encoding retinol dehydrogenase 14, whose translation is MAVATVAAALLAALGGALWLAARRFSGPRGRRLQGGGDRSLMHGKTVLITGANSGLGRATAAELLRLGARVIMGCRDRARAEEAAGQLRRELGQAAGPEPDATTEGQLVVKELDLASLRSVRAFCQELLQEEPRLDVLINNAGIFQCPYMKTEDGFEMQFGVNHLGHFLLTNLLLGLLKSSAPSRIVVVSSKLYKYGDINFEDLNSEQSYNKSFCYSRSKLANILFTRELARRLEGTNVTVNVLHPGIVRTNLGRHIHIPLLARPLFNLVSWAFFKTPLEGAQTSIYLASSPEVEGVSGRYFGDCKEEELLPKAMDESVARKLWDISEVMVGILK